Proteins co-encoded in one Dethiobacter alkaliphilus AHT 1 genomic window:
- a CDS encoding Fur family transcriptional regulator, with protein sequence MESDILQNSGIKPSFHRLKILDFLRSRKNHPTVDEIYSELVKEVPTLSKTTVYNTLKLFQEAGLVRRINVEEQETRFDADTASHGHFKCVQCKKIYDFIVDDAAIVTSDLKGFNIEVKKVYFQGTCPGCLGK encoded by the coding sequence ATGGAAAGTGATATTCTGCAAAACAGCGGTATTAAACCGTCGTTTCATCGCCTAAAAATATTAGATTTTCTGCGTTCGAGGAAAAACCATCCCACAGTTGATGAAATATACAGTGAGTTGGTGAAGGAAGTGCCCACCCTGTCCAAAACCACAGTGTATAACACTCTTAAACTTTTTCAAGAAGCCGGTCTGGTCAGACGAATCAATGTGGAAGAGCAGGAAACCCGCTTTGATGCCGATACAGCGTCTCATGGACATTTTAAATGCGTGCAGTGCAAAAAAATATATGATTTTATTGTAGACGACGCAGCCATTGTTACCTCTGATTTAAAAGGGTTTAATATCGAAGTAAAAAAGGTTTATTTCCAAGGAACCTGCCCTGGCTGCCTTGGGAAATAA
- a CDS encoding ASKHA domain-containing protein has protein sequence MHAAGINFDFPCGGRGKCGKCRVRIVSGGDAVHEQETALLQADELAEGIRLACLVEVSGPTTVELLAEKNMQHQILLSTSGGKAQIMPQLTKRYLEVDKPGLEDHRPDLQRIKDSLAQQGISVTKTHFSVLQKLPVVLRKDKFKVTAIVHEKELLGLEPGNTGDNLLGMAFDIGTTTIVGFLIDLYTGRELAVVSALNPQTRFGGDVISRITYANQNEHGLAQLHTAVTEALNTLIGQAVEQAKIKREDIYTLTVVGNTCMHHLFLGIHPRQVALSPYVAAVSEPVEAEPAKLGLEINPAGKVFMLPNIAGFVGADTVGVLLATELDRSEKSKLVIDIGTNGELVLGNKDSLFACSTAAGPAFEGAQISCGMRGASGAIDHVTFSDDLQFSVIDNVSPLGICGSALLDTVAGLLEAGLITKRGKFVEPDKVTNPTGQKLKERLIEHDGSWAFLVAQDPDGKRIMVTQKDIRELQLAKGAMAAGIRILMNNSGIGYDEIDEVLLAGAFGNYLNPRSACIIGLIPGELEDRVTMVGNAAGAGAKLALISSEEYHRAAQLAKKVKFIELGSNPGFARIFANSMLLPGP, from the coding sequence ATACATGCAGCGGGGATCAATTTCGATTTCCCCTGCGGAGGCAGAGGAAAGTGCGGTAAATGCCGCGTTCGTATTGTGTCCGGTGGCGATGCGGTGCATGAGCAGGAAACAGCCCTGTTGCAAGCTGATGAATTGGCAGAGGGAATCCGGTTAGCATGCCTGGTAGAAGTGTCAGGGCCCACCACAGTAGAGCTGTTAGCTGAGAAGAATATGCAGCATCAGATATTGCTGTCGACTTCGGGGGGCAAAGCACAGATCATGCCTCAGCTCACAAAACGATATCTAGAAGTTGATAAGCCAGGTTTGGAAGATCACCGGCCGGATCTGCAGCGAATTAAAGACAGCCTGGCACAACAGGGCATTTCTGTGACAAAAACACATTTTTCCGTTCTGCAGAAGCTGCCCGTTGTGTTGCGCAAGGATAAATTTAAAGTAACGGCCATAGTTCACGAAAAGGAGCTGCTTGGGCTGGAGCCGGGTAATACCGGCGATAATTTGCTGGGTATGGCTTTTGATATCGGGACCACGACCATTGTGGGCTTTCTCATCGATTTATACACCGGTCGGGAGCTGGCGGTGGTTTCTGCCCTGAATCCACAGACTCGTTTTGGTGGCGATGTTATTTCCCGCATCACCTATGCAAATCAGAATGAACATGGTTTGGCGCAATTGCATACCGCGGTAACCGAAGCTCTAAATACCCTAATCGGCCAAGCCGTTGAACAGGCAAAAATAAAAAGAGAAGACATTTATACATTGACAGTGGTGGGAAATACCTGCATGCATCACTTATTTTTAGGTATTCATCCCCGGCAGGTGGCACTTTCCCCTTATGTTGCTGCCGTCAGTGAGCCGGTGGAGGCAGAACCTGCTAAACTGGGTCTGGAAATTAACCCGGCGGGTAAAGTCTTTATGCTGCCTAATATCGCAGGTTTTGTAGGGGCGGATACCGTCGGGGTTCTCTTGGCCACAGAACTGGACCGAAGTGAAAAGAGCAAACTGGTCATTGATATTGGCACCAATGGAGAACTGGTGTTAGGAAACAAAGATAGCCTGTTTGCCTGTTCCACAGCGGCGGGCCCTGCATTTGAAGGAGCTCAGATTAGTTGCGGTATGCGCGGCGCGTCCGGGGCCATTGACCATGTAACTTTTAGCGATGACTTGCAGTTCTCTGTTATTGACAATGTGAGTCCGCTGGGGATTTGTGGCTCCGCATTACTGGATACGGTGGCAGGCCTTCTGGAAGCGGGCCTGATAACGAAACGGGGAAAGTTTGTTGAACCAGACAAGGTTACCAATCCCACAGGACAAAAACTAAAAGAACGCCTTATCGAGCATGACGGGAGTTGGGCCTTTCTGGTGGCCCAGGATCCGGACGGCAAAAGGATTATGGTCACACAAAAAGATATCCGGGAGCTGCAGTTGGCAAAGGGAGCTATGGCGGCAGGAATCCGTATATTGATGAACAATAGCGGTATCGGCTACGATGAGATTGATGAAGTGCTTTTGGCTGGAGCCTTTGGGAATTATTTAAATCCCAGAAGCGCCTGCATAATCGGCCTGATTCCCGGGGAGCTGGAAGACCGGGTTACCATGGTAGGTAATGCAGCGGGTGCAGGTGCTAAGCTGGCCCTGATTTCAAGCGAAGAATATCACCGGGCGGCCCAACTGGCTAAGAAAGTTAAGTTTATTGAACTAGGTTCAAATCCCGGGTTTGCCAGGATTTTTGCCAATTCTATGCTGTTACCTGGCCCATAA
- a CDS encoding S1C family serine protease: MKKEQEFWKVKAKGKTGQDLDEELIRELNNKYAQDDEPAKNRGLGQKVFKLLVILTVLAYLALALNQLLAVYTLPSLDFVHRSRELVQDQQMQQLREAVVEISVGNSGGTGFNVEQDGRIITNYHVVDNAGLITVRFPQGPPYAGTVSAVFPQVDLAIIEIEGQDLPVIETDPKAQPGPGDEVTVIGNPLWYSHIVAKGEVAGETTLTGWETPVLRVKAPIHRGSSGSPVIDSSGKAVAVIFATSTQSAGDEIIGLAVPVHHIYE, encoded by the coding sequence ATGAAAAAAGAGCAGGAGTTCTGGAAAGTTAAAGCCAAAGGTAAAACCGGTCAAGACCTGGATGAAGAACTAATACGCGAACTGAATAATAAATATGCTCAGGATGATGAGCCGGCAAAAAACAGAGGCCTGGGGCAAAAAGTATTCAAGCTATTGGTTATACTTACCGTGCTGGCTTATCTGGCCCTGGCTTTAAATCAACTCCTGGCAGTTTATACTCTGCCCTCTCTGGATTTTGTCCACAGGTCACGGGAGTTGGTGCAGGATCAACAAATGCAGCAGTTACGTGAGGCAGTTGTGGAGATCAGCGTGGGTAATTCCGGGGGAACGGGCTTTAATGTTGAACAAGACGGCCGGATTATTACCAATTATCATGTGGTGGATAATGCAGGTCTGATAACCGTCCGTTTCCCTCAGGGACCACCCTATGCCGGAACAGTTTCCGCCGTTTTCCCCCAGGTGGATCTGGCCATAATTGAGATTGAGGGCCAGGACCTGCCGGTAATTGAAACAGACCCAAAGGCCCAGCCCGGTCCGGGAGACGAAGTAACAGTCATTGGCAACCCATTATGGTATTCACATATCGTGGCCAAAGGTGAAGTAGCTGGAGAAACAACGTTGACGGGGTGGGAAACTCCTGTGCTCAGGGTAAAAGCACCTATTCACCGGGGAAGCAGCGGCAGCCCGGTCATCGACAGTTCGGGCAAAGCCGTAGCCGTTATTTTTGCCACCTCAACACAGTCTGCAGGTGATGAAATTATCGGCCTGGCCGTTCCTGTTCACCACATTTATGAATAA
- a CDS encoding dicarboxylate/amino acid:cation symporter, whose product MLRKLGLLERILIGFVLGIVAGAVFGEAIGGIKFLGDILLRLLQMLVIPLVFTTLSVGVAKIGGMKMGRIFGKTLFFYYITGIFALTIGLILANIFGVGIGMELGELGQVEVVTPPPFTETVLNIIPTNIVNAMANATMLQVVFFAIVFGISMGWAAEASAAVKATLESAAEVMFKMVYMVLAYAPIGVFALMAWTVGNFGLGVLAPFASLILVVYLGCIIHVFVVHTIFLWLFCKINPLRFIGKIKEAILFAFTTTSSAGTLPVSFKVANEVGISKSVSGFVLPIGATINMDGTALYQTAAAIFIANAFGIELTIGQMILIAVTAVLASIGTAGVPGAGLIMLMTVLGSVGLPVEGIALIAGIDRILDMARTAVNVIDDLTATAMVACTEGERLSPDLYSVKAMAE is encoded by the coding sequence ATGCTTAGAAAACTGGGGCTTTTGGAGAGGATTCTGATCGGTTTTGTGTTGGGCATTGTGGCCGGCGCGGTGTTTGGTGAAGCAATTGGCGGGATTAAATTTCTGGGTGATATTTTACTAAGACTGCTGCAGATGTTGGTTATTCCGCTGGTGTTTACCACCCTGTCGGTGGGTGTGGCTAAAATCGGCGGAATGAAGATGGGGCGAATTTTTGGCAAAACCCTGTTCTTTTATTATATTACCGGTATTTTCGCCCTCACTATTGGCCTTATATTGGCTAATATTTTCGGCGTGGGAATCGGCATGGAGCTAGGTGAACTGGGGCAGGTGGAAGTGGTGACACCTCCGCCCTTTACCGAGACCGTCCTTAATATTATTCCTACCAATATCGTAAACGCCATGGCCAACGCAACTATGCTGCAGGTGGTTTTCTTTGCCATTGTATTTGGTATTTCCATGGGCTGGGCTGCGGAAGCATCGGCGGCGGTAAAAGCTACGCTGGAGTCGGCCGCTGAAGTTATGTTTAAAATGGTCTATATGGTGCTGGCGTATGCTCCCATCGGTGTGTTTGCTCTCATGGCCTGGACTGTGGGGAACTTTGGCTTAGGGGTATTGGCCCCCTTTGCTTCATTGATTCTGGTGGTGTATTTGGGCTGCATCATTCATGTTTTTGTGGTGCACACCATCTTTTTGTGGCTGTTCTGCAAAATTAATCCATTACGTTTCATCGGCAAGATTAAAGAGGCTATCCTCTTTGCCTTTACCACCACCAGTAGTGCCGGGACGCTGCCTGTGTCATTTAAGGTTGCCAATGAAGTAGGCATTTCTAAATCTGTCTCCGGCTTTGTCCTGCCCATTGGTGCCACCATCAATATGGATGGTACCGCCCTTTATCAGACCGCTGCGGCTATCTTCATCGCCAATGCGTTTGGAATTGAGCTCACCATCGGACAAATGATTCTAATTGCCGTTACAGCGGTATTGGCATCCATCGGTACTGCAGGGGTTCCCGGCGCTGGCCTGATTATGCTGATGACCGTTCTGGGTTCAGTGGGCCTGCCGGTGGAGGGCATTGCCCTCATTGCCGGCATAGACCGGATTTTGGATATGGCCAGAACTGCGGTAAACGTCATTGACGATTTGACCGCCACCGCCATGGTGGCCTGTACTGAAGGGGAGAGGCTTTCCCCCGATTTGTACTCCGTCAAAGCGATGGCAGAATAA
- a CDS encoding Gfo/Idh/MocA family protein has protein sequence MSNLKQLKVGIIGTGMAFERLHYPAFQELSHRYQISALCDIDKNKAQQWAKRLNLQDRDVYTDYLQMIETHELDLVDILVPIELNFTITEAVARKWAKKQKGIICEKPLAPNLSQAKQARTLARDAQIPIMIAEHYRYNEEVNLIRDFVHGKKIGDVSHFIYNRFMDFPQEMVKNEFPAREWRQHPEYPGGAITDAAVHEIAGLQHIFGAVTKVHALGRPQQAEFSPYSVIQANLQFSAGVTGQFTFYCAGQEAQRPLTGLRIYGALGMIYLEERDAGTINVAYNDGGAEQIPYEVQKGFYNELLNFHNALTGSEEISVTPEIEYGDLKVIMSILRSIEEERVVSIDDNIPESQMPTDPYYQNPPNIIH, from the coding sequence GTGTCCAATTTGAAACAGTTGAAAGTTGGTATTATCGGTACCGGCATGGCTTTTGAACGTTTACATTATCCTGCTTTCCAGGAACTTTCCCACCGCTATCAAATCTCTGCTTTGTGCGATATTGATAAAAACAAAGCACAGCAGTGGGCCAAGCGGTTAAACTTACAGGACAGAGACGTCTACACTGACTACCTGCAAATGATTGAAACGCATGAATTGGACCTGGTGGATATCCTTGTGCCCATTGAACTTAATTTCACCATAACCGAAGCGGTTGCCCGTAAATGGGCCAAAAAGCAAAAAGGTATTATCTGTGAAAAGCCGCTGGCCCCGAACCTGTCGCAGGCTAAGCAGGCCCGCACCCTGGCCCGTGATGCGCAAATACCCATCATGATTGCGGAACATTATCGCTATAATGAAGAGGTAAATCTTATCCGGGACTTTGTCCACGGTAAAAAAATTGGGGACGTCAGTCACTTTATTTATAACCGTTTCATGGATTTTCCGCAGGAAATGGTAAAGAACGAGTTCCCGGCCAGGGAATGGCGCCAGCATCCTGAGTATCCCGGTGGCGCCATAACAGATGCGGCGGTCCACGAAATTGCCGGGCTGCAGCATATCTTTGGTGCAGTCACAAAGGTTCATGCTTTGGGTCGGCCGCAGCAGGCCGAATTCTCGCCCTATTCGGTAATTCAGGCTAACCTGCAGTTTAGCGCCGGTGTAACCGGGCAGTTTACTTTCTACTGTGCGGGCCAGGAAGCACAGCGCCCCCTTACCGGGCTGCGGATTTATGGTGCCCTGGGCATGATTTATCTGGAAGAAAGGGATGCCGGCACCATAAATGTGGCTTATAATGATGGCGGAGCGGAACAAATCCCCTATGAAGTACAAAAAGGATTTTACAATGAACTGCTAAACTTTCACAACGCCCTCACCGGCAGCGAAGAAATCAGTGTAACTCCGGAAATAGAATACGGTGACCTAAAAGTCATAATGTCCATCCTCCGCTCCATCGAAGAGGAGAGAGTGGTTTCCATTGACGATAATATACCGGAATCGCAGATGCCAACAGATCCATACTATCAAAATCCACCAAACATCATCCATTAG
- a CDS encoding cupin domain-containing protein, with the protein MQKFQLQDYRLEPEGKIAKRMIYKDANVICFILNIASGASLPPHTHFDCTVLLQVLTGKASVNVDGNSLAAAEQDLIQLDGPEKMSVDNVGEETLALYVSISPAPPNDQYTKDANL; encoded by the coding sequence ATGCAAAAGTTTCAGCTGCAGGATTATCGGTTGGAGCCTGAGGGTAAGATTGCCAAAAGGATGATCTATAAAGATGCTAATGTGATTTGTTTTATCTTAAACATCGCCTCAGGCGCATCTTTGCCCCCGCATACCCACTTTGACTGTACCGTTCTATTACAGGTGCTTACCGGCAAAGCCAGCGTCAATGTGGACGGAAACAGTCTGGCCGCCGCTGAGCAGGATCTGATTCAACTGGATGGCCCGGAAAAGATGTCGGTGGATAATGTGGGTGAGGAAACGCTGGCCCTTTATGTAAGCATCTCACCGGCACCGCCAAACGATCAATATACAAAGGATGCTAATCTATAG
- a CDS encoding FMN-binding protein — translation MKKTNKRRALIVVLFALSFVLFGCAQGPDPDGVSAPEDTVDFSRVPDGTHRGTFTYGAFNFVVDVVVADGEVVETIVVQNRDNQPSRDAEEVLDRVVEEQTLNVDAVSGATVSSRTLIKAVENALKRAKQ, via the coding sequence ATGAAAAAAACAAATAAACGCCGGGCATTGATAGTAGTGTTATTTGCGCTTTCTTTTGTGCTGTTTGGCTGCGCTCAGGGCCCGGATCCGGATGGTGTCAGTGCTCCGGAAGATACCGTTGATTTTTCCCGGGTTCCGGACGGAACGCATCGGGGAACGTTCACCTACGGCGCTTTTAACTTCGTTGTTGATGTGGTGGTAGCGGATGGTGAAGTTGTGGAGACTATCGTGGTGCAAAACAGGGATAACCAACCGTCCCGTGATGCAGAAGAGGTTCTGGACAGAGTTGTGGAAGAGCAGACATTGAATGTAGACGCCGTCTCCGGAGCTACCGTATCCAGCAGGACACTGATTAAAGCAGTGGAGAATGCTTTAAAACGTGCAAAGCAATAA
- a CDS encoding FMN-binding protein, protein MKQAISKRVLLAAVLLMVVALVAVGCGDGAGNNEGDNNQNNPGNENNEQTTANQYQNGTFTGISTANRGYVEAQVTIENDEIVEVVLTEYANTAVAKDENYRYEPWEPAIAELEAAFVENNSSEVDLITEATSTSNKAMEAVANALALAEGFDGSFDGTFMGASQPDDRGAVGIALVTVSGGDIVEVELSEVTGDGEFKDEDYTYDEFHEAVEEMPARFVEANGAEVDIFTGATGSSEKWMEAVAEALQKANVQ, encoded by the coding sequence ATGAAACAAGCTATTAGCAAAAGGGTTTTGTTGGCTGCAGTTCTGTTAATGGTGGTAGCATTGGTGGCAGTAGGTTGTGGGGATGGGGCTGGTAATAATGAAGGAGACAACAATCAAAATAACCCGGGAAATGAGAATAACGAGCAGACCACAGCAAACCAGTATCAAAACGGCACATTCACCGGTATATCCACTGCTAACCGGGGATATGTTGAAGCGCAGGTCACAATAGAAAATGATGAAATCGTTGAAGTGGTACTAACCGAATATGCTAACACAGCTGTGGCAAAAGATGAAAACTATCGCTATGAGCCATGGGAACCTGCCATTGCAGAGTTAGAGGCGGCATTTGTTGAAAACAATTCCAGTGAGGTGGATCTTATCACCGAAGCTACCAGTACTTCCAACAAAGCCATGGAAGCTGTGGCCAATGCCTTAGCTTTGGCAGAAGGTTTTGACGGCTCCTTTGACGGAACCTTTATGGGTGCTTCCCAACCGGATGACAGAGGAGCTGTGGGCATTGCTTTGGTAACGGTATCCGGCGGCGATATTGTAGAGGTTGAGCTTTCCGAAGTTACCGGCGATGGTGAATTCAAAGATGAAGACTACACCTACGATGAATTCCATGAAGCCGTGGAAGAAATGCCCGCCAGGTTTGTGGAGGCAAACGGCGCCGAAGTTGATATCTTCACAGGAGCTACCGGCAGTTCCGAAAAATGGATGGAAGCGGTTGCCGAAGCACTGCAAAAAGCTAACGTTCAATAA
- a CDS encoding YtxH domain-containing protein, translated as MLKDYLEKVKEEKKKQERKEAAAKVAAGVAAGAALGVTAGVLLAPKAGKETRKEIAEKATETVNKGKEQIQDIKENLTEKVESVKENIGEKVEEKALEKEIIEEAVVEAKDDIKKATKEAKKDVKDAVKEAKAKVDKELK; from the coding sequence ATGTTAAAAGATTATTTGGAAAAAGTTAAGGAAGAAAAGAAAAAGCAGGAGCGCAAAGAAGCTGCAGCTAAAGTGGCTGCCGGGGTGGCAGCAGGTGCGGCTCTGGGCGTAACGGCCGGCGTTCTGTTAGCTCCCAAAGCGGGGAAAGAGACCAGAAAGGAAATTGCTGAGAAGGCAACGGAAACGGTTAACAAAGGCAAGGAGCAAATTCAGGACATCAAAGAAAACCTTACCGAGAAGGTTGAAAGCGTTAAAGAAAACATCGGCGAGAAGGTAGAAGAGAAAGCACTGGAAAAAGAGATTATCGAAGAAGCGGTGGTTGAAGCAAAAGATGACATTAAAAAAGCCACCAAGGAAGCAAAGAAAGATGTAAAGGATGCGGTGAAAGAGGCCAAAGCAAAGGTTGATAAAGAACTGAAATAA
- a CDS encoding vitamin B12 dependent-methionine synthase activation domain-containing protein: MVWKTSDITLNEENILTFLGYEPAKKAPVNKRVLKVMRQERERALPLLCCRGIYKLSPAILYRSEEIFADADSLAVGLVTVGSELETEVQRLFAKGDNLRAVVLDAIGSVAVEAVADRLNEVIVKEAKQQYSYITRRFSPGYGCWDVGGQKMIFDQLGSAAETLGVKLSGSMLMSPLKSVSFVVKLGQKPMREINEEGCDSCPLKPDCRQRKGGHLCSIARS, encoded by the coding sequence ATGGTCTGGAAAACAAGTGATATTACTCTAAATGAAGAAAATATCCTGACCTTTCTGGGCTATGAACCGGCAAAAAAGGCACCGGTAAACAAAAGGGTGTTAAAAGTTATGCGGCAGGAACGGGAGCGGGCCTTACCCCTCTTATGCTGCCGTGGGATCTATAAACTGTCGCCGGCTATTTTGTACCGCTCAGAAGAGATCTTTGCCGATGCAGATTCCCTGGCTGTGGGCCTGGTTACCGTGGGCAGCGAACTGGAAACAGAAGTGCAGAGGCTGTTTGCCAAAGGTGACAACCTGCGCGCCGTGGTGCTGGATGCCATAGGTTCAGTGGCGGTAGAAGCTGTGGCAGATCGTTTAAATGAAGTCATCGTTAAAGAGGCAAAGCAGCAATATTCTTATATCACCCGCAGATTCAGCCCCGGTTATGGCTGCTGGGATGTGGGCGGCCAAAAAATGATCTTTGACCAACTGGGCAGCGCGGCAGAAACGCTGGGAGTAAAGCTTTCAGGTTCTATGCTAATGTCTCCTCTTAAATCTGTTTCTTTTGTGGTGAAACTGGGGCAAAAACCCATGCGGGAAATTAACGAGGAAGGCTGCGATTCCTGTCCGCTGAAACCGGACTGCAGGCAAAGAAAAGGCGGGCACTTATGCAGTATTGCCAGATCTTAA
- the rbr gene encoding rubrerythrin gives MKSLVGTKTASNLLKSFAGESQARSRYTYYASVADKEGYKQIRNIFIETAENELAHAKRFYKYLLAGLGELPSTVQITAEYPVAQGTTLENLQAAADGENEEWADLYPEFARVAEEEGFAEIATTFRMIASAEKRHETRFAKLAANIENDQVFKKAADTQWKCGNCGYIHEGQEAPQECPACIHPQSFFEIFAETY, from the coding sequence ATGAAAAGTCTGGTAGGTACAAAAACTGCGTCAAATCTGTTGAAATCATTTGCCGGTGAATCACAGGCACGCAGCCGCTACACATACTATGCTTCGGTAGCGGACAAGGAAGGCTATAAACAAATCCGCAACATTTTTATAGAAACTGCAGAAAATGAACTGGCCCATGCCAAAAGATTTTATAAATACCTGTTGGCTGGTTTGGGTGAACTGCCGTCCACTGTACAAATCACTGCCGAATATCCGGTGGCACAGGGTACCACATTGGAAAACCTGCAAGCTGCAGCTGATGGTGAAAACGAAGAGTGGGCGGATTTGTATCCTGAATTTGCCCGGGTAGCCGAGGAAGAAGGGTTTGCCGAAATTGCCACCACCTTCCGTATGATTGCTTCGGCGGAAAAGAGACACGAAACACGATTTGCCAAGCTGGCAGCAAATATTGAAAACGATCAGGTATTCAAAAAAGCTGCCGATACCCAGTGGAAATGCGGCAATTGCGGCTATATACATGAGGGGCAGGAGGCTCCCCAGGAGTGCCCGGCATGCATCCATCCTCAATCATTCTTTGAAATTTTTGCAGAAACATATTAA
- a CDS encoding YihY/virulence factor BrkB family protein: protein MEGILSFIKQLYLRIQENETTARGAQLSYFFILSIFPFLIFLITLIDYTPLSQQHTLDQLALLLPDNAFAIVEQIVSEVEAADNFTLLSLGILGTIWTASRGTAALIKSLNKAYDITESRSFFVLNTIGIAATLALALLILFTLSFLVFGQVIGELAFQYLGLEGLFQALWPVLRFSIPLLIIFVSFTLLFLYSPNCRLRLRHVYPGAIFSTLAWIIASQAFAFYVNNFGNFSRTYGSIGGIIVFMIWLYLSSVVVLLGGEINATLYNSFCKSNQKSWTAS, encoded by the coding sequence ATGGAGGGAATACTCAGTTTTATAAAACAACTGTATTTGCGGATTCAGGAAAATGAAACCACCGCCCGTGGGGCACAACTGAGTTATTTTTTCATTTTGTCCATTTTCCCTTTTCTGATTTTTTTAATTACACTTATCGATTATACGCCGCTGAGCCAACAGCATACCTTAGACCAACTTGCTCTGCTTTTACCTGATAACGCCTTTGCCATTGTGGAACAAATTGTCTCCGAGGTTGAAGCTGCAGATAATTTTACATTACTCTCCCTTGGTATCCTGGGGACCATCTGGACTGCCAGCCGCGGCACCGCCGCCCTAATAAAAAGCCTTAACAAAGCTTATGATATCACGGAAAGCCGATCCTTTTTTGTGCTGAATACCATCGGCATCGCCGCCACCCTGGCTCTGGCCCTGTTAATTCTCTTTACCCTGAGCTTTCTGGTTTTTGGCCAGGTCATCGGAGAACTTGCTTTTCAGTACCTGGGGCTGGAAGGGCTCTTTCAGGCGTTATGGCCCGTACTGCGTTTTTCCATCCCCCTGCTTATCATCTTTGTCAGCTTTACCCTGCTTTTTCTGTATTCCCCCAACTGCCGCCTGCGGCTGCGCCATGTCTACCCCGGCGCCATCTTCTCCACCCTGGCCTGGATAATAGCTTCACAGGCCTTTGCCTTCTATGTCAACAATTTCGGCAACTTTTCCCGCACCTACGGCAGCATTGGTGGTATCATTGTCTTTATGATCTGGCTATATCTCAGCAGCGTGGTGGTTCTGTTGGGAGGGGAAATTAATGCCACTTTATATAACTCGTTTTGCAAATCCAACCAAAAGTCCTGGACTGCCAGCTAA
- a CDS encoding AI-2E family transporter — protein MNTKAFKAAVWILLIFSIIYIGREVSFIFIPLVVFVRLLFLPTLFALILYYLFRPIVSWLQGRNVARPLAVLMIYATLALLVVLIFGTVGVEAYEQLLELIDFFPAYLDQAINAVGALEETYLFQRFQANDMFSIEDLAESVSEFILNALPGVQEGISSAMGFLANAVILFVLLPIILFYLLKDGESFHRFITRHIPEGYREEALTILREIDHGLASFIQGQIIVSMSVGVLAYIGFLIIGIRHALILALFAVVTNFIPYIGPWIATIPAVIVGLFTSGLMALQVLIVIFIVQQIESLFITPQVMGKKLYLHPMVIIVLLLVVGNLAGLLGLIIAVPTFVIFKIIFSHLYEFLRTKKTADNGRSSKA, from the coding sequence ATGAATACCAAGGCTTTTAAGGCTGCTGTTTGGATTCTTTTAATATTCAGTATTATTTATATCGGCCGGGAAGTGTCTTTTATTTTTATCCCGCTGGTGGTGTTTGTCAGGCTGTTGTTTTTACCCACATTATTTGCACTGATTCTTTACTACCTTTTCAGACCCATTGTCAGCTGGTTGCAGGGTCGTAATGTGGCCAGGCCTTTGGCTGTTCTGATGATTTATGCTACTCTGGCTTTATTGGTGGTATTAATATTTGGTACAGTAGGAGTGGAAGCATATGAGCAGCTGTTGGAGTTAATTGATTTTTTCCCTGCTTATCTTGACCAGGCTATTAACGCGGTGGGGGCGCTGGAGGAAACTTATCTATTTCAGCGCTTTCAGGCCAATGATATGTTTTCCATCGAAGATTTAGCCGAATCGGTTTCCGAGTTCATACTAAATGCACTGCCCGGCGTTCAGGAGGGAATATCCTCGGCCATGGGCTTTTTAGCCAATGCGGTTATCCTTTTTGTGCTGCTACCCATTATACTTTTTTATTTGTTAAAAGACGGGGAAAGCTTCCACCGGTTCATTACCCGGCATATTCCGGAAGGATACCGGGAAGAAGCCCTCACCATTTTAAGGGAGATTGACCATGGCCTGGCTTCCTTTATCCAGGGTCAGATTATCGTCAGTATGTCTGTGGGAGTATTGGCGTATATCGGCTTTTTGATTATTGGCATCCGTCACGCTCTTATTTTGGCACTCTTTGCTGTGGTGACAAACTTTATTCCCTACATCGGTCCCTGGATTGCCACCATACCGGCGGTGATTGTGGGTCTTTTTACCTCTGGGCTGATGGCTCTGCAGGTTCTTATAGTGATTTTTATTGTGCAGCAGATTGAGAGCCTGTTTATAACTCCTCAGGTCATGGGTAAAAAGCTTTATCTGCACCCCATGGTGATTATTGTTTTGCTGCTGGTGGTTGGTAATCTGGCGGGGCTGCTGGGCTTAATTATTGCTGTGCCCACCTTTGTTATTTTCAAAATTATTTTTTCCCACCTCTATGAGTTCTTACGGACAAAAAAAACGGCCGATAACGGCCGTAGTTCAAAAGCTTAG